The following are from one region of the Vibrio rarus genome:
- the relA gene encoding GTP diphosphokinase has protein sequence MVAVRSAHIKKDEEFNLDGWIESLQQGQKTENKLRKLYLDCEQMLANHEQKELLLWRGREMIEILTTLSMDRATLLAAQLFPVVSSGLFDTEVLAERYGQEMMKLIEGVEEMAAIGQLNTSLENSSASSQVDNVRRMLLAMVDDFRCVVIKLAERICNLREVKNAPDEVRQSVAKECANIYAPLANRLGIGQLKWEIEDYAFRYQNPTTYKKIAKQLAERRIDREHYIDEFVADLKAEMKLTNINAEVSGRPKHIFSIWRKMQKKKLAFDELFDVRAVRIIAEELQDCYASLGIVHTKYKHLPSEFDDYVANPKPNGYQSIHTVVLGPEGKTIEIQIRTKQMHEDSELGVAAHWKYKEGASGGRSGYDEKITWLRKLLDWQEEMSDSGEMLDELRSQVFDDRVYAFTPRGDVVDLPMGATPLDFAYHIHSEVGHRCIGTKVGGRIVPFTHQLEMGDQVEIITQKEPNPSRDWLNPSLGFVHSSRARAKINAWFRKQSREKNIDAGKDILEGELAKIGAHLKDADRYALKRFNVNSADELYAGIGSGDLRINQVVNHINALVNKPTAEEEDKQVLAKLKSADSVAPLASKPHKDAVVVEGVDNLMTHLARCCQPIPGDQISGYITQGRGISVHRSDCDQLNELRLHAAERIIDTVWGSGFVGSFILTLRVEALERTGLLKDITTLITNEKLKVASMRSRMDYKRQMVVMDLDIQVTNVEISSRVQSRIEQIKDVISVKRLG, from the coding sequence ATGGTTGCGGTACGCAGTGCGCATATAAAAAAGGACGAAGAATTTAACCTCGATGGTTGGATAGAAAGCCTGCAGCAAGGACAGAAAACCGAGAACAAGCTACGCAAGTTATACCTTGATTGCGAGCAGATGCTCGCTAACCACGAACAGAAAGAATTACTGTTGTGGCGTGGTCGCGAAATGATCGAAATATTAACCACGCTCTCTATGGATAGAGCCACATTACTGGCGGCTCAATTATTTCCTGTAGTTTCCAGTGGTCTGTTTGATACTGAAGTGCTCGCTGAGCGTTACGGTCAAGAGATGATGAAACTGATCGAAGGAGTGGAAGAGATGGCGGCCATTGGTCAGCTAAACACCTCCCTAGAAAATAGCAGTGCCTCGTCTCAGGTGGATAACGTAAGACGTATGTTGTTGGCCATGGTGGATGACTTTCGCTGCGTGGTCATCAAGCTTGCGGAACGTATTTGCAACCTGCGTGAAGTAAAAAATGCTCCTGATGAAGTGCGTCAATCGGTGGCCAAAGAGTGCGCTAATATATACGCACCTTTGGCAAACCGTTTAGGTATTGGCCAGCTTAAGTGGGAAATAGAAGATTATGCATTCCGTTATCAAAACCCAACGACCTACAAAAAAATTGCCAAACAACTGGCTGAACGCCGTATCGATCGCGAGCACTATATCGATGAGTTTGTAGCCGATCTAAAAGCTGAAATGAAACTCACTAATATCAACGCTGAAGTGAGTGGTCGCCCTAAGCATATCTTTAGCATTTGGCGAAAAATGCAAAAGAAAAAACTGGCGTTTGATGAACTGTTCGATGTGCGCGCAGTGCGCATTATCGCTGAAGAGTTACAAGACTGTTATGCCTCTTTAGGTATTGTACACACCAAATATAAACACCTGCCTAGCGAATTTGATGACTATGTGGCGAACCCTAAGCCCAATGGTTATCAATCTATCCATACAGTGGTACTAGGGCCGGAAGGCAAAACCATTGAGATCCAAATTCGTACTAAGCAGATGCATGAAGACTCGGAGTTGGGTGTAGCCGCGCACTGGAAATACAAAGAGGGCGCTTCGGGTGGTCGCAGTGGCTATGATGAGAAAATCACTTGGCTACGTAAACTGCTTGATTGGCAAGAAGAGATGTCAGATTCTGGCGAAATGCTCGACGAATTGCGCTCGCAAGTATTTGATGACCGCGTGTATGCTTTTACTCCTCGCGGCGATGTGGTTGATCTCCCTATGGGGGCTACGCCATTAGATTTTGCCTATCACATCCACTCTGAAGTGGGGCATCGTTGTATTGGAACTAAGGTCGGAGGACGTATTGTTCCGTTTACCCATCAGTTAGAGATGGGAGATCAGGTCGAGATTATCACGCAAAAAGAGCCTAACCCATCACGAGATTGGTTGAACCCGTCTCTTGGTTTTGTTCACTCAAGTCGTGCTCGAGCTAAGATCAATGCTTGGTTTAGGAAACAAAGTCGCGAAAAAAATATTGATGCAGGTAAAGATATTCTGGAAGGGGAGTTAGCTAAAATTGGCGCTCACCTTAAAGATGCAGATCGCTATGCATTGAAGCGTTTTAATGTAAACAGTGCCGATGAGTTGTACGCAGGGATTGGCAGTGGCGATTTACGGATTAACCAAGTGGTTAATCATATTAATGCTTTAGTTAATAAACCTACAGCTGAAGAGGAAGATAAACAGGTTCTTGCCAAGCTGAAAAGCGCGGACTCTGTTGCCCCACTTGCCAGTAAACCTCATAAAGATGCGGTAGTGGTAGAAGGGGTGGATAACCTGATGACTCACCTAGCACGTTGTTGTCAGCCTATTCCTGGTGATCAAATTAGCGGTTACATCACTCAAGGGCGAGGTATCTCTGTGCACCGCAGTGATTGTGACCAGTTGAACGAATTAAGACTGCACGCCGCTGAACGTATTATTGATACGGTTTGGGGAAGTGGATTTGTCGGTTCGTTTATTTTGACCTTGCGCGTTGAAGCATTGGAACGTACTGGTCTGCTGAAAGACATTACTACTTTAATCACCAACGAAAAACTAAAAGTAGCCAGTATGCGCTCTCGCATGGACTACAAGCGTCAAATGGTGGTTATGGATTTAGATATTCAGGTAACTAATGTGGAAATTAGCTCCAGAGTACAATCTCGAATTGAACAGATAAAAGATGTAATATCAGTGAAACGCCTCGGTTAA
- the rlmD gene encoding 23S rRNA (uracil(1939)-C(5))-methyltransferase RlmD produces MANFYKPKKNSNHSQKHLSVLIEKYDYQGAGMAFSQGKPVFVPGALIGEQVVCQPIESKSKYIRAKMVKLLNASEDRVPPFCEKFAQCGGCSLQHMPYQQQLEVKQQAFRKVMAKVAPEQELAAPIVAEPTHYRRRARISLLWDSKKSQLQFGFREGQSKNIVTVETCPVMAKPLAHMMPAIKRLLEGFSQPQILGHLELVEADNTSVILLRTSAELRNKDRQALVDFAQQHNCTLYLHQGQQMAQKLCGDSPVCNESGFSLDFLPSDFVQVNRSVNQQMVQQALDWLDVQTNERVLDLFSGIGNFTFPLSVKASAVIGIEGVDDMVARANENARSLAITHAKFYQANLAQLTGDEEWAAERFDKILLDPARAGAAGIVESLSQFAATGIVYVSCNPATLARDSEILLAQGYKVVKMKVLDMFPHTGHLESMVLFEK; encoded by the coding sequence ATGGCTAACTTTTATAAACCGAAAAAAAACAGTAATCACAGTCAAAAACATCTCAGTGTTTTGATTGAAAAATATGACTACCAGGGGGCTGGAATGGCCTTTAGTCAAGGAAAGCCAGTATTTGTTCCCGGTGCGCTCATTGGCGAGCAAGTGGTGTGCCAACCCATAGAGAGTAAGTCCAAATACATTCGCGCAAAAATGGTCAAACTGCTGAATGCCAGTGAAGACCGCGTGCCCCCTTTTTGCGAAAAATTTGCCCAGTGTGGTGGTTGCTCTTTGCAGCACATGCCATATCAGCAACAGCTAGAAGTAAAACAACAAGCGTTTCGTAAAGTTATGGCTAAGGTTGCTCCTGAGCAAGAATTAGCCGCGCCAATTGTCGCTGAACCGACCCATTATCGTCGTCGTGCCCGTATTAGCTTGTTGTGGGATAGCAAAAAGAGTCAGTTGCAGTTTGGTTTTAGGGAAGGTCAAAGTAAAAATATCGTCACGGTTGAGACTTGCCCAGTCATGGCAAAACCGTTAGCGCACATGATGCCCGCTATAAAAAGGTTACTGGAAGGTTTTTCACAACCCCAAATATTGGGGCATTTAGAGTTAGTGGAAGCGGATAACACCAGTGTCATCTTGCTTCGCACCAGTGCTGAATTAAGAAATAAAGACCGTCAGGCGCTGGTGGATTTTGCTCAGCAGCATAATTGCACTTTGTACCTACATCAAGGGCAGCAAATGGCTCAAAAACTGTGTGGAGACTCTCCTGTATGTAATGAGTCTGGATTTTCTTTGGATTTTTTACCGTCCGATTTCGTTCAAGTGAACCGCAGTGTAAACCAGCAAATGGTGCAACAAGCGCTAGACTGGCTAGATGTGCAAACCAATGAGCGAGTGCTGGACTTGTTTAGTGGTATAGGTAACTTCACTTTCCCATTAAGCGTTAAAGCGTCTGCGGTTATTGGTATTGAAGGGGTCGATGATATGGTTGCTCGAGCCAATGAAAACGCACGCTCACTTGCCATTACTCATGCTAAATTTTATCAGGCTAACCTTGCGCAATTAACAGGGGATGAAGAGTGGGCGGCAGAACGTTTTGATAAGATCTTACTGGATCCGGCTAGGGCTGGGGCGGCCGGTATAGTTGAGTCACTATCACAGTTTGCTGCCACTGGCATTGTATACGTTTCTTGTAACCCAGCCACTTTAGCAAGAGACAGTGAAATCTTGTTAGCGCAAGGGTATAAAGTGGTCAAAATGAAGGTTCTGGACATGTTTCCGCATACAGGACATTTAGAATCTATGGTGTTATTTGAAAAATAG
- the barA gene encoding two-component sensor histidine kinase BarA, whose product MTRYGLRARVITLTLAPTLIVGMLLSVFFTSNRYNDLEAQLITAGTNIVEPLAIASEFAMLQQNREAERRLISYSHRKRSDVVRSIAVFDANHELFVTSNFHPNFQSLMFPKSQPIPLHSVAELVDTKLIIRTPIIAEAQFVAPQADSKESDRVLGYIAIELDLSSLRLQQYQEIVVALIVMFLGVGLSAFFAYRLMQDITAPITHLKNSVDRIRRGQLDVRIEGKMHGELNSLKNGINAMAMSLSEYHIEMQHSIDQATSDLRETLEQLEIQNVELDIAKKRAQEAARVKSEFLANMSHELRTPLNGVIGFTRQMLKTNLSHSQTDYLQTIERSANNLLSIINDILDFSKLEAGKLLLENIPFDFQESLEEVVNLQAPSAHEKGLELTLKIDPKIPPGVVGDSLRIQQVLTNLVGNAIKFTDRGNIDVSIELRTQKEDQIEIQFMVKDTGIGISERQQAQLFQAFSQADASISRRYGGTGLGLVITQKLVRQMGGEISLTSRLHQGSTFWFTIRLNTTDLPLEQIDLASIRGKEVLLVEQNLQAANVLQQLLSQEGVVTQYRSALPENITPHDYIIYNVPVNEIMGETELVDFIYQAKVVCPNIIIGLPSNQLALSETLIAQYEVSCIIKPLTRTKIMQAMLRGQESHEPIYDKPAPILLDKLPLKVMAVDDNPANLKLIAALLNEHVDSVVTCVNGQSAVDEATHNKFDLILMDIQMPGMDGVMACESIKQTDINKDTPIIAVTAHAMSGERDRLLNAGMDDYLTKPIEEQVLLKLLNHWGGDPAQSSLLLTTPVPTQDTPSTTDSNNDVIIDWRSALAQSANKEDLAKEMLQMLIDYIPEVNHVVEQAIDEHPLSRDELIHHIHKLHGSSSYCGVPKLKKACAQLEQMLRSGESIENIEPELLELQDEMEKVQTTARLYLQG is encoded by the coding sequence ATGACAAGATATGGACTTCGCGCCCGCGTAATAACACTGACTCTAGCCCCAACGCTGATCGTTGGCATGCTATTGAGTGTATTTTTCACCTCTAATCGTTATAACGACTTAGAAGCACAGTTAATTACTGCAGGGACCAACATTGTTGAGCCATTGGCTATTGCCAGTGAATTCGCTATGTTACAACAAAATCGCGAAGCCGAGAGAAGACTGATTAGCTATAGCCACAGAAAACGGTCGGATGTGGTGCGAAGTATCGCAGTATTCGATGCTAATCACGAATTATTTGTTACTTCAAACTTCCACCCTAACTTCCAAAGCTTAATGTTTCCCAAGTCGCAACCTATCCCTTTGCACAGTGTGGCGGAGTTGGTGGATACCAAGTTAATCATTAGAACGCCCATTATTGCCGAAGCGCAATTTGTTGCCCCGCAAGCGGACTCCAAAGAAAGTGACCGTGTACTGGGTTATATCGCCATCGAATTAGATCTCTCCAGCCTGAGACTGCAACAGTATCAAGAGATCGTTGTGGCTCTTATTGTGATGTTTTTAGGGGTGGGTTTATCGGCCTTTTTTGCTTATCGGCTAATGCAAGATATTACCGCGCCAATTACTCACTTAAAAAATAGCGTGGACCGCATCCGGCGGGGACAACTGGATGTGCGGATCGAAGGTAAAATGCACGGTGAGCTTAACTCATTGAAAAATGGTATTAACGCCATGGCCATGTCGTTATCTGAATACCATATAGAAATGCAACACAGCATAGATCAAGCCACTTCCGATCTCCGTGAAACCCTAGAACAGTTAGAAATTCAAAACGTTGAATTAGACATTGCCAAAAAACGTGCCCAAGAAGCGGCCAGAGTAAAATCGGAATTTTTGGCCAATATGTCCCATGAGCTAAGAACCCCGCTCAATGGTGTCATTGGCTTTACCCGTCAAATGCTCAAAACCAATTTATCCCATAGCCAAACGGATTATCTACAAACTATTGAGCGTTCTGCAAATAATTTACTCAGCATTATTAATGACATTTTAGACTTCTCGAAACTTGAAGCGGGCAAACTGCTTCTGGAAAATATTCCATTTGATTTCCAAGAATCCCTTGAAGAGGTCGTTAACTTACAAGCACCAAGTGCCCATGAGAAAGGGTTAGAGCTCACACTAAAAATTGACCCTAAAATTCCACCAGGTGTGGTGGGCGACTCATTAAGAATTCAACAAGTTCTGACTAACTTGGTAGGTAATGCGATAAAATTTACTGACCGTGGCAATATCGATGTCAGCATTGAACTGCGCACCCAAAAAGAAGACCAAATTGAGATCCAGTTTATGGTAAAAGATACCGGCATCGGTATCTCAGAGCGTCAACAAGCACAATTATTCCAAGCCTTCAGTCAAGCTGACGCCAGCATTTCCCGTCGTTATGGAGGCACAGGTCTAGGACTGGTTATCACTCAAAAATTGGTGCGCCAAATGGGGGGAGAGATCAGCTTAACCAGTCGTTTGCATCAAGGTTCTACCTTCTGGTTTACCATTCGCTTAAATACCACTGACCTGCCATTAGAACAAATTGATCTTGCCTCTATTCGCGGTAAAGAAGTGCTATTGGTGGAGCAAAATTTACAAGCGGCTAATGTTTTACAGCAGTTGTTATCTCAAGAAGGCGTGGTCACCCAATACCGCTCGGCTCTACCAGAAAACATTACCCCTCATGACTATATAATCTACAACGTTCCGGTTAATGAGATCATGGGAGAAACCGAGTTGGTGGACTTTATCTATCAAGCTAAGGTCGTCTGCCCTAATATTATTATTGGCCTACCTAGCAATCAGCTGGCACTGTCGGAAACCTTGATCGCTCAGTATGAAGTCTCTTGCATCATCAAGCCTCTGACTCGCACTAAAATCATGCAAGCCATGTTAAGAGGTCAAGAGAGTCATGAGCCTATTTATGACAAACCTGCGCCAATACTGCTGGATAAATTGCCACTGAAAGTAATGGCGGTAGATGATAATCCTGCCAACCTAAAACTGATTGCCGCCCTACTAAATGAACATGTCGATTCCGTCGTCACATGCGTCAATGGTCAAAGTGCCGTAGATGAAGCCACTCACAATAAGTTTGATCTGATACTGATGGATATTCAAATGCCAGGAATGGACGGCGTTATGGCTTGTGAAAGCATCAAACAAACAGACATCAATAAAGACACGCCTATTATCGCAGTGACAGCACACGCCATGAGTGGCGAAAGAGACCGCTTGCTAAACGCGGGGATGGATGATTACCTTACCAAGCCAATAGAAGAGCAGGTACTGCTTAAACTGCTCAACCACTGGGGAGGAGACCCTGCACAGTCATCGCTATTACTAACGACACCCGTACCAACCCAAGACACCCCCTCAACGACAGATTCCAATAATGACGTCATCATAGATTGGCGCTCAGCTTTAGCTCAGTCGGCAAATAAAGAAGATCTCGCTAAAGAGATGCTACAGATGCTGATTGATTACATACCTGAAGTTAATCACGTCGTTGAACAAGCGATAGATGAACATCCCCTATCTAGAGATGAGTTAATTCATCACATTCATAAGTTGCATGGCAGCAGTAGCTATTGTGGTGTGCCTAAATTGAAGAAAGCCTGTGCCCAGTTAGAGCAAATGCTACGTTCGGGGGAGTCTATTGAGAATATAGAGCCGGAACTTTTAGAGTTGCAAGATGAGATGGAAAAGGTACAAACCACAGCAAGGTTATACCTGCAAGGTTAA
- the acpS gene encoding holo-ACP synthase produces the protein MPIVGLGTDISEIERIEKALNRSGVAFAERILTETEMATFEQMKHKAKFLAKRFAAKEAASKALGTGIANGVSFQDFTVTNDSRGKPELLLAGKALEISRQLGVTHVHLSISDERHYAVATVIVER, from the coding sequence ATGCCGATTGTTGGCTTAGGTACGGATATTTCCGAGATTGAGCGCATAGAAAAAGCGCTCAATCGTAGTGGTGTTGCGTTTGCTGAGCGAATCTTGACTGAGACAGAAATGGCCACCTTTGAGCAAATGAAGCATAAAGCTAAGTTTTTGGCTAAACGCTTTGCTGCCAAAGAGGCCGCTTCTAAAGCGCTCGGCACGGGCATTGCTAATGGTGTGTCTTTTCAAGATTTTACCGTCACTAATGACAGTCGTGGGAAACCCGAGTTATTGTTAGCGGGCAAAGCTTTGGAAATATCTCGCCAACTGGGTGTGACCCATGTGCACTTGTCTATTTCAGATGAAAGGCACTACGCTGTCGCCACCGTAATTGTTGAGCGCTAA
- the pdxJ gene encoding pyridoxine 5'-phosphate synthase, translated as MNPILLGVNIDHIATLRNARGTKYPDPVHAADVAERAGAAGITVHLREDRRHIKDRDVRILAETIQTRMNLEMAVTDEMVEIALQTKPEFVCLVPEKREELTTEGGLDVVGQLEKIKAATHTLSEAGIKVSLFIDPNQAQIDASKAAGAPFVELHTGHYADATTEEEQQKELQVIAKAATYASQQGIIVNAGHGLTYHNVAAVAALPEIYELNIGHSIIGRAAFEGLEKAVADMKAIMEQARK; from the coding sequence ATGAATCCAATTTTACTTGGGGTCAATATTGACCACATTGCTACCCTACGCAACGCTCGCGGAACTAAGTACCCAGATCCAGTGCATGCGGCTGATGTCGCTGAGCGAGCAGGGGCTGCGGGCATTACAGTTCACTTGCGTGAAGATCGTCGTCATATCAAAGATCGAGATGTGCGCATCTTGGCAGAAACCATCCAAACCCGCATGAACCTAGAAATGGCGGTCACCGATGAAATGGTGGAGATAGCTCTACAAACGAAGCCAGAGTTTGTGTGTTTAGTGCCTGAAAAACGTGAAGAGCTCACCACTGAAGGGGGGCTTGATGTTGTAGGCCAACTAGAAAAAATTAAAGCGGCTACCCACACGTTGAGTGAAGCGGGCATTAAAGTCTCTTTGTTTATCGATCCTAATCAAGCACAAATAGATGCATCTAAAGCTGCAGGTGCGCCATTTGTTGAGTTACATACTGGGCACTATGCGGATGCAACGACAGAAGAAGAGCAACAAAAAGAGTTGCAAGTGATAGCAAAAGCGGCGACCTATGCCTCACAGCAGGGCATTATTGTCAACGCTGGTCACGGTCTTACATACCACAACGTAGCAGCAGTGGCGGCACTACCTGAGATTTATGAGCTGAATATCGGTCACTCTATTATTGGTCGTGCGGCGTTTGAAGGTTTAGAAAAAGCGGTCGCTGATATGAAAGCCATCATGGAACAGGCGCGTAAATAA
- the recO gene encoding DNA repair protein RecO: MSLIDGFQRCFILHRRPYTESSLILDVFSEEFGRLTILSKGGRSKRSPLKGALQSFTPLLLKWSGGGSMKTLRQAEPISLGLPLTGVNLYSAMYVNEILARVIGHEIPYPELFIDYLHALTELAQADNPEPALRRFELALLNALGYGVDFLHCTGTGKPVEPEMTYRYREQQGFIASVRKDNLTFKGEELIALSERRFSSKLQLSAAKRFTRIALKPYLGGKPLKSRELFMPRTRSIGK; this comes from the coding sequence ATGTCATTAATTGATGGGTTCCAGCGTTGTTTTATATTACACCGCCGCCCTTATACCGAATCGAGTTTGATTTTAGATGTCTTCTCTGAAGAGTTTGGTCGCCTGACCATTCTTAGTAAGGGAGGGCGAAGTAAGCGTTCCCCTTTAAAGGGGGCGTTGCAGTCGTTCACCCCATTATTACTAAAATGGTCGGGGGGAGGCTCAATGAAAACACTGCGCCAAGCAGAGCCCATCAGTTTGGGGTTGCCACTTACTGGGGTAAACCTTTATTCAGCCATGTATGTGAATGAAATACTCGCCCGCGTTATTGGCCATGAAATTCCTTATCCAGAGTTGTTCATTGATTATTTGCATGCGTTAACTGAACTCGCGCAAGCGGATAACCCAGAGCCTGCCTTGCGCCGATTTGAACTGGCGCTCTTGAATGCGTTAGGCTATGGGGTGGACTTTCTTCACTGTACAGGTACCGGAAAACCCGTGGAACCTGAGATGACATATCGCTATCGAGAGCAGCAAGGGTTTATCGCATCAGTACGAAAAGACAACTTAACTTTTAAGGGTGAAGAGCTCATAGCATTGAGTGAAAGGCGCTTTAGCTCAAAATTACAATTGAGCGCGGCAAAGCGCTTTACACGTATAGCATTAAAGCCTTATCTTGGCGGAAAACCATTAAAAAGTCGGGAGTTATTTATGCCCCGAACACGGAGTATCGGAAAATGA
- the era gene encoding GTPase Era codes for MSNHDQSEDQGIDLDAYFASHNQEKTTSVENQHCGFIAIVGRPNVGKSTLLNHILGQKISITSRKPQTTRHRIMGVDTDGDYQAIFVDTPGLHIEEKRAINRLMNRAANSSLSDVNLVFFLVDGTHWTADDEMVLNKLKAANFPVVLCVNKVDKVQDRNLVMSHMKEMTEKMDFVDVVPISAKLGKNTDVLRKHVREFLPKATHHFPEEYVTDRSQRFMASEIVREKLMRFTGDELPYSVTVEVERFDYNPDNDGFHINALILVERSGQKKMVIGKGGEKIKTIGREARLDMEELFGRKVYLETWVKVKSGWADDERALRSLGYMDDL; via the coding sequence ATGTCTAATCATGACCAGTCTGAAGATCAAGGTATCGATCTTGATGCGTACTTTGCGTCGCACAATCAAGAGAAAACCACCTCAGTAGAAAATCAACACTGTGGCTTTATTGCTATTGTTGGTCGCCCTAACGTAGGTAAATCAACACTACTGAACCATATCCTGGGACAGAAGATTTCCATAACGTCTCGTAAACCACAAACGACGCGCCACCGTATTATGGGTGTGGATACTGATGGTGATTACCAGGCGATTTTTGTGGATACACCAGGATTGCACATTGAAGAAAAGCGCGCGATTAACCGCTTAATGAACCGCGCTGCCAACAGTTCTTTAAGTGATGTAAACCTAGTGTTTTTCTTGGTGGATGGTACCCATTGGACTGCTGATGATGAAATGGTGCTTAACAAGTTAAAAGCCGCTAATTTCCCAGTTGTTTTATGTGTGAATAAGGTTGATAAGGTTCAAGACCGTAACCTTGTGATGAGCCACATGAAAGAAATGACTGAGAAAATGGACTTTGTTGACGTCGTGCCTATTTCAGCCAAACTTGGTAAAAACACCGATGTTTTGCGTAAGCATGTACGTGAATTTTTACCTAAAGCAACTCACCATTTCCCTGAAGAATACGTGACAGATCGCTCTCAGCGTTTTATGGCCTCGGAAATTGTCCGTGAGAAACTGATGCGCTTTACGGGTGACGAGCTTCCTTACTCGGTTACCGTTGAAGTGGAACGTTTTGACTACAACCCAGACAACGATGGTTTTCATATCAATGCGTTAATTTTGGTTGAACGTAGCGGTCAGAAGAAAATGGTCATTGGTAAAGGTGGCGAGAAGATCAAAACCATAGGTCGAGAAGCTCGTCTAGATATGGAAGAGCTATTTGGGCGAAAAGTGTACCTAGAAACCTGGGTCAAGGTTAAATCCGGTTGGGCTGATGACGAGCGAGCGCTTCGTTCATTAGGCTACATGGATGACTTGTAA
- the rnc gene encoding ribonuclease III, with the protein MNSQLTRLEKSIGYKFNDINNLHLALTHRSANGKHNERLEFLGDSILSFVITDDLYHRFPKENEGDMSRMRATLVRGKTLAELAREFELGDYLKLGPGELKSGGFRRDSILADAVEAIIGAIYLDSGTESVRAIVLSWYMSRLEAIQPGVSQKDPKTRLQEFLQGRRKPLPAYEVIKIKGEAHNQEFTVDCIVAGVEKPFTGKGTSRRKAEQAAAELALEKLTNV; encoded by the coding sequence ATGAATTCTCAATTAACTAGATTAGAAAAAAGTATTGGTTATAAGTTTAATGACATAAATAACCTACATTTGGCGCTGACACACCGCAGCGCCAATGGCAAACATAATGAACGACTAGAGTTTCTGGGCGATTCAATTTTAAGTTTTGTCATCACTGATGATTTATACCATCGTTTTCCCAAAGAGAACGAAGGTGACATGAGTCGAATGCGCGCCACTTTGGTAAGAGGTAAAACTTTGGCCGAGTTAGCGCGAGAGTTTGAGCTCGGAGACTACTTAAAATTAGGTCCAGGTGAGTTGAAGAGTGGCGGATTCCGTCGAGATTCTATTCTTGCAGATGCTGTAGAAGCCATTATTGGCGCTATTTATTTAGACAGTGGTACTGAGTCGGTACGAGCGATCGTACTGTCATGGTATATGAGTCGTCTTGAGGCTATTCAACCTGGCGTATCACAAAAAGATCCTAAGACCCGTTTACAGGAGTTCTTACAAGGTCGTCGTAAGCCTTTACCAGCCTACGAAGTGATTAAAATTAAGGGTGAAGCTCATAACCAAGAGTTTACTGTTGACTGTATTGTGGCTGGCGTAGAAAAACCTTTCACAGGTAAAGGAACAAGCCGCCGTAAGGCAGAGCAAGCAGCAGCAGAGCTCGCGTTGGAGAAATTAACAAATGTCTAA
- the lepB gene encoding signal peptidase I, with protein sequence MANTFSLILVLVTLVTGIVYALEKLVWAKKREAKVAEVEAQTTGLDEKTKEKVANQPWWVENSVSIFPVIAFVLILRSFIYEPFQIPSGSMMPTLLVGDFIVVEKFSYGLKDPVWRTQLVETGKPKRGDVAVFKYPPQPSIDYIKRVIGLPGDTIRYTEDKKLCIKASGERQCKPVPLTNYTESEFTQGNVPLIQLNETMGEHHHQVLVNPLRQDNVSAYQPRAGVREWIVPKGHYFMMGDNRDNSADSRYWGFVPEANLVGKAVGIWVSFEFDRSSDSFLPSWIPTGIRLNRVGGIE encoded by the coding sequence ATGGCTAATACGTTTTCGCTGATCTTAGTCTTAGTGACTTTGGTTACTGGTATTGTCTACGCTTTGGAAAAGCTCGTTTGGGCAAAGAAAAGAGAAGCTAAGGTTGCTGAAGTTGAAGCTCAAACAACCGGTTTAGATGAGAAAACTAAAGAAAAAGTAGCCAATCAGCCTTGGTGGGTTGAAAATAGTGTCTCTATCTTCCCTGTTATTGCCTTTGTGTTGATCTTACGTTCATTTATTTATGAACCCTTTCAGATCCCATCAGGCTCTATGATGCCAACTCTATTGGTGGGTGATTTTATCGTAGTTGAGAAATTCTCTTACGGTTTAAAAGACCCTGTATGGCGCACTCAACTAGTGGAAACCGGTAAGCCTAAGCGTGGTGATGTTGCGGTATTTAAATACCCGCCTCAACCAAGCATTGACTATATTAAACGAGTGATTGGTTTGCCTGGCGACACCATTCGCTATACTGAAGATAAGAAACTGTGTATTAAAGCCAGTGGCGAAAGGCAGTGTAAGCCTGTGCCTTTGACTAATTATACAGAAAGTGAATTTACACAAGGTAACGTCCCACTGATTCAGTTAAATGAAACTATGGGTGAACATCATCACCAAGTATTGGTGAACCCTCTACGTCAAGATAACGTATCTGCGTATCAACCTAGAGCCGGTGTTCGAGAGTGGATTGTGCCTAAAGGGCATTATTTCATGATGGGTGACAATCGCGATAACAGCGCAGATAGCCGTTATTGGGGATTTGTCCCTGAAGCCAACTTAGTTGGTAAAGCAGTTGGTATTTGGGTGAGTTTTGAGTTTGACCGTAGCAGTGATAGCTTCTTACCATCTTGGATTCCAACCGGTATCCGTTTGAACCGCGTTGGCGGTATAGAGTAA